The DNA sequence ttggcattttttcactCGACGTATTTGGCAGTACTCTCTCTCACAACAAACGTAGATAAAGAATCTGTCTAGAAAGGAATATATGCAGCTGCTCGTCGAGGCGACAAACGTAAACAACTCTATTATTTCGCTAGTCATCTGGATTGGAAATACAAATTCGACCATGTCTGGTGAAAATACAACTCGAGAAGCTTTATTAAAACTATCTGATGAACGTAAAGCACTGGAAGAGGAGCTTGCTACCTTCTTGGATGTCTTGAAAACTCAAGGGGTGGGAATGGAAGACAACCTAGTAGACAGTGAAGGATTCCCTCGAAATGATATTGACGTTCATCAAGTGAGAATTGCCCGCAACAAGATTATCTACCTCAGGAACGACCTCAAGGACATCATGAGCGAAATGGAAAGAGGACTCGAGAACATCCACGAACAAACCCGGGAGGGACTGGGGGTGGCCGAGCCGATGGAAACAATTAGCCTTGACTGCCATTTAGAACCTTTTGCACACATTGATTTGGTCTCTCCCGAATCTCCAGCTCATTTAGCTGGCCTTCAAGTGGGTGACCGGATTGCTGAATTTGGCTCTATTAATGCGGACAACTTTGGAAATTTAAAACAAGTTGGAGATCTGGTGCAGAATTCGAAGGATCAAAATGTCCGAGTGAAAGTAATCCGGGAAGGCAAAAGCACGGCCATTACCCTAAAACCTCGAACTTGGTCCGGTCGTGGTCTTTTGGGATGTAATATTGTTCCAATGGATAAAGTATTGGATCGATAAAAGAAGCCTGACCGTGTTTTTATCTTGGTAacaattaatttttttccGCCATGTCACAAAAAAACATGCCCAATTAAGGAGATCTGCTCTGATCAATGTGAAA is a window from the Tigriopus californicus strain San Diego chromosome 2, Tcal_SD_v2.1, whole genome shotgun sequence genome containing:
- the LOC131892731 gene encoding 26S proteasome non-ATPase regulatory subunit 9-like, with amino-acid sequence MQLLVEATNVNNSIISLVIWIGNTNSTMSGENTTREALLKLSDERKALEEELATFLDVLKTQGVGMEDNLVDSEGFPRNDIDVHQVRIARNKIIYLRNDLKDIMSEMERGLENIHEQTREGLGVAEPMETISLDCHLEPFAHIDLVSPESPAHLAGLQVGDRIAEFGSINADNFGNLKQVGDLVQNSKDQNVRVKVIREGKSTAITLKPRTWSGRGLLGCNIVPMDKVLDR